The genomic interval GTTGATGCAATACAAAACATGTACAGCTTTTAATCTTAACATTGGATGATAAAAGTGGCAAATAGGTGAATCCTGTGTTTACCTCCGGTGGTTGTCCTCTGTGTCGTAATGTGCCCGACCGTCTCACTGTCAGTCCAacttcttcctcctgctctgctgtcctttGACCGCGCagagtttctgttttgtttttttcaaaaagaGACCACTCAGTCACAGCAGCCATGTCATTTTGTAACTGTGGCCCTACTTTTAGTTTACTTGCCATGAAGCCTCTGAAAGCCTGAGGTGAGCACCAGGATGGTAATGGCCACAAACAGACAGCGGTTGAGGGTGACATTCTCCCACGGCGTTTCAATCTGGGTCATGTTTTGGATGGACAAAGCTTTGTGCAAGGATGCTGAAGGAAATGCAAGAAAGAGAAGGGGACGATGTTATTGTAATCCAGCAAACTAAACATTGAAAGCTGACGAGGGTTGAGGAGAAGGATGGGAATGACTCACTTGTTCTGGGGAAGCTGGGTTCCCTGGGTAAAATCTTGGGTTCTGCTCTTGGTTGCTGTGGAAATGAAGCCATTTCCTAATTGAGAACAACATGTAGCTTAAACCAAAATATGTATTAGGGATGTGAAAACAgttaaaaatatttatgttaGTTCAATCTAACCTCTCTGATTTTCCTTGTAGCGTACATTTCTgaaacagacagatggagattTAATGAGGGTTaatatcataaatcataaacaaCAACTCACTCAATCTGGAATATATTTGCCCACAGTCATTTGATGAATATTCATACATTCTTGTTGGCTGACATGTGCTTGATTTTATTAACCTCTCATTTACATGAAATACAAGTCTACTGTGCCAAGATTTAGAATAACAGACAAACATAAAAGATTAACAAAACTAAGAAATGCTAGCGACTCTTTGAGGCTGAGCATTTAACTACATGCTAACGTCAGCCTACTAACACTCACAATGACGATGCTTacataatgttatgttatgttatgtagtTTTTGACTGCAATTACCGCTTGCGTCATGTAGGATCTATTTATAGGGACCTAGTTAATTTAATGTATGCAGTCTTGAAAGGGTAGTTTGGTAATTGTTACTTTACATATGTTGATGAAATGTTTGCTtattgtattgtgtatgttgtgagCCCttgatatatttataattatgttttctatttaattatttatgcaGATTTTTCATTTGCCATGTGAATGCATCCCCTACAGGATTATCAACATGTAACCTGCAATTTTTGGGAATGCAGTTAAGCCTTTAGGGCTTCAAGCATTCGTTTTATAGAAATCTACCCATTTAATGTAAGCATTTCAGGGCATATTAATGGTTGTTACTTTTCTAGCTCTATATATGATATTGGTGAGTAAATTGATGTTTGGTATTAATGCCTTCTTATTGCACGTGGGGAATGTAATGTGCGATTGGTTGCAGCCAGTCCCTATTTAAGATGGCTTCTCATCATCACTAACCACTGATGAAGATTTAGCACCGAAACGTcgcaaataaatgtatttttgcaagTTAAACAGTGTGAAGGTAGACATTTTCCATTTAGCACTAAACTCAatgtacagctgaggctgatgggaatttcAATAGATGTcataaatgtaagtattggaaAATTAAAGTATTGGGCAAATGAAATTGGCACTAGATAAAGTCATTGGGATTCGTCCCCTGGGGACATTAAAAGACTACAAAAtgatttcagtctggaccaaagtgctggcaaataaaaatacattctcCCACAAGGTCCTTTTAGACTTCTAAGAGCTCTGCCTCACAAGGaggactttgtgtgtgtttggagagaGTGAGGGTTATTACACCCACCATCCATTCAGCACGGCTGAGGAGCTGCATTATCACTGTGCTGCCTTTGACCAGGAGTCATATTTCAGTGGCTCCCTGTCCAGGCTGCTCCCAAGTATTTATAGAGTTGTACAATATATGCACAATGGATGAAGGCTTTTATGTGCAAGCTTTAcaaattctgtgtgtgtgtgtgtgtttgtgtgtgtcaccacCTGGTCTGTGGATCTGCCGAACAGACTTCTGTGGAGGAGGATCTGCTCTTGGTGGCCCTAACTCCTCTTCAAATGTCTCAAAGCTTTCTTCCATCCCTTCCCTGAGAAAACGAGAGGGAAGAAGATGGACAAGGTTCAAAactaactttgtttttaaacaattcaGCAGATTTGACATGTACATATTACACAAAACTTTGCATATGAACCTGGCTGTAGTCAAAGGCCAGTTCAGCCTACAGAttgctgttttttgtgtgttattttcCAACAACAGTGTGTTTCAATGTATCCCAATGTCTTTAGAGTTGTTTTTATCAGTATTCTTCACTTGGTAAAAGTTATTTCCATTGTCTTATCTGCGCTCCACATTGGCTGCACAAAATGATACAGTAAATTATAAGTAAAAGGTCAACTTCTCTAGTTTCTGAATAAAAATCTTGACCTTCACATTTACAGATGAATCCTGTGAGGCCCTTATGTCTTACATGACATTTCTAAACGGACATTGAGCTAATGTCCTAGCAGCCCTATAAATAGATGAAGCAAAGCCACTGGAGAGACAGATGGATACACActgcatataaatacacaaaaataaaagggCTGATGTTACCATAATACCCGCTGGCTCTCACATGATGAAGCCTTACCTTTGACCCTGATTGAAATAAGGACCTACCTGTCTCGACATTTGGGGTCCCCCCGGGCAGCGTCAGGGAGCCTTTGTCACAGAGCCTGTTGTTCCTCTGCAGCAATGGAAGCAGAGTCACGCTCTGAACTGCCTGACAGCCCAGCACAGGTGCCAGAgaatgaaaaaactaaaaagaattGAGTGTCAGTCAGAGGCGTTGACTGAGGGAGGGTTGACATTAACATGTGCCAAATCCTTATAGAGGATtgagaggggaggaagaaggCCACACCGTGTACCAAGTTTTGGAAAACTCTGAACcatattggaaatgttttattttattttatattcttccCACAGATTTGGAACAAATAAGGCAACAcctctataaataaaaactgtttttattttttattttgtttatttaacctttattcaGACAGGTAATCTCCTTTGGACACAGGTTCTCAAGAGACACCTGGTTAAGacacaacagcaatacaacacAAAgttacagagagacaggacattCATGCAAAGACAAAATACTGCACATATCATAACaatgatttttaaaaagtgctaaAGTGATAGTTTACAAACTTTGTACAAGAACAAACctgaaaacagatataaaaaaacaaatagttgtGTAATGTGAACATTTTATTCTAGGATGCTTTCCCTCTTTTTGTCTGAAAATATGAACATATTATATGGACACACTTTCATATCTCACCAGCAGAGAGCGCCACTGTACTTGAAAGATTGATCTTCAGCCTGCTTTGCTCCACAAATGAAGTCTGTCAGAGAGATTAGCTGTCACACAGATTATCAGAAGGGCTGACACATCTCCTCCTTATTACTAGCTGACCATCAGCCGCACCCTTTACACCAAACACTTTAGAGACATAGGaccgttgtgtgtgtgtgtgtgtgtgtgtgtgtgtgtgtgtgtgtgtgtgtgtgtgtgtgtttttgtgtgtgtgtgtgtgtgtgtgtgtgtgtgtgtgtgtgtgtgtgtgtgtgtgtgtgtgtgtgtgtttgtgagtgatgGAGGCCGCTAACACGAAGCCGTGTAAACAGATGTAAAGATGACTGGGTTATATCGGGGTGAGGTGGTTGCAGGCCATCTGTatgtgggaggagagagaaagtgtcGGTAAACAGACTTGTGACGATGTTGATGACTGATACCTTTACTGGGACTCTGCCCAATTCCAGCTGAATCACACATTTCTATATCCATCAGTAATCACTTTGAAGTGGACATAAGCTGTGTCACCTTTTGCCGTGGGTGGACTGACCAAGAGAAGGCTGCAGTCTCAAATGTTACCTCGAGCTGCATATGACGTAATGTCCCAAAACTGACACAACCAATCTCTGTCAGTTGTGGTGCTCTCTATCAAAATTAGGTGGCccaccactttgatccagactgaaatatctcaacagttATTGGATAGATTGTACCAATTCTTCAAATTAGTAATTTTGATTAATATCAGCAGCAAGGGTACAGAAGtcaaacaggtcataattccctctcgaATATCTATTAACTAAGAAACACATCAGGATGACGTTACAGTTTACCTTCGCAGCATTCGAACAAGAAGGCATCCTACTGTAACTCTATGGAACCTTCAGTCCTGCACGGAGCTAACCGCTAGCATTATTAACTAGCTTTCCTCCTGCCGGTTTTGACacaaatgtgttatatataGAGTAGTTTTATCAGGGGAAATAGGATGCATCCCCTCAGGTTTTTTAAGCATACCACTTTTTTTCTCTCCGCTATGGCTTCAAACTTgcttaaacatgaaacatgcatGCACAACTGCCCTAAAATCGATAAGAGCAATCGATAGTGACGGAGGCACTCTTTAAACCTAATTCTTCAAACTTATTTTTCAAAACACAGTGGCTATAGACATTTCTCCTCCATGCAGCCATACTGTATAAGTCAGTCTGCAGTTGACCTACCCTACACATCTTTCCACTTTCAACTTAAGTTCATATTGTTctcaaacaatacatttatggGGGGAACAAATAAAACCCAGTGGACTCCAATGCCTAGTTAAgcactgtgcatgtgtgcccTCCACTAAAATTAAAACCAACCCTAAACTGATTTTAAATAGTTAATTGTATTAGTTTAAGACACAAAATGCATATACCATATGTGTGTATCCTGTGCTGTAGGTCCTTACACTCCACTacacagaaaacactgaatattaTAGTGGCATTATGTGTTCATTTAATGTTATTCCTGCTTATATGAGCTTGTCTGCAGACTTAATTGAGCAAGTGCACACTCTCACCCCACTGATTTGTCTGACACTGTATTCCCAAGGACACAGCTTCATCACAAGTTAGAGTGCATCATCTTAGGGAACAGTTCTAATGGAAAAGCACAATATATTTGGATAAATCAATTAAGTCTTCCAACATTAAACCGAGCCTTCAGATTGACAGATTTCCTTGTTATGTCAATAAGTAATCTGAGcttcttctgttttattcttAACACGTGTtgcggtaaaaaaaaaagagtgaaactCTGCCAAGTTTGAGTTCAAGTCTTAAAGAATGTTTCAAGGGCAACCCAAGCCCCGTGTGGACACGTCGTGCCCAATAAGGTGAGCAAACATGGCTTGCGGACTTCTACGTTCCAAATTCAATCACTGGAGACATCCGAGCTTGGCGAAGCTTTCTGTCCCCGTTTTGTCCTTACATAATGGGGACTGTGCTCAGAGGACACACTGACCGTCCTGCACCCAGTGGGAGCTGCTCTATGACCTCGTACACTGAGGAGTATGGTGGAGCATGGAACAACATTATCTGTGTTGTCTGTCTCAAACTCACAAGCTTGAATGATTTATGGGGTATTAATATTggatttaattattgtgttttgcAGTTTTTGTAAAGAAGAAGCTGATCTGTCTTTATTAAAGCTGATAGATGATGTGCCCAGAGCTGTAGAAATGATACTCTGAATTGAGTCAGGCTTAAGGCCTCAGtatgcctttttaaaaagtattctCCTATCATGTaaagcaggggttctcaacaggGGCGGCAGTGCTCCCCAGGGGACATTCAGAGGACGtcggggggcgtttgtgtgttcGGCCcacgaggtaattcataaacacatgcaaaaaatctactccaacaaaataaatccaaatctagtcagatatagaaccGGCAACTGGCTGtgtttcctggccaaggtcagggtccttcaacacaacacgagcagaacttgtcatcacgtggtcacgtcatgtcaaaaacttcaatatatAAACGAGacgtcattgacatcagcgaacgcagcatggcgtgtgtaacaaagagaaaggtggatgcggaatgttccaggagaattGGACGatcgattatttctttgtggaagtaaaagaccagtgtttgtgtggacgcgcttgtggtcatggaaaaggctctcgagctgcattacagcacgaaacatgccaaactgcacaagctgaaaggacgagtcgagtgtgtttgaataaagttaacattgtgtgtttttagacttttatttttattttgctgagcgataaagtgctgcttgaaaaacaaaaacaagcgccgtcccgctcagccaccactgctcgaaagcattaatgttattctaaagatacaccatgaataaaactaatctgaattaatgttaaaacactaacactctggtcgggacttggaccagcagcagacgctcgtagtagcagagctaacatcagcagagctaacaccagcagagctaaaaccagcagagctaacgttatagcagagctaacaccagcagagctaacaccagcagagctaacacctgcagagctaacaccagcagagctaacaccagtagagctaacaccagcagagctaacaccagcagacctaacgttatagcagagctaacactagcagagctaacaccagcagagctaatatcagtagagctaacatcagtagagctaacattagcagagctaacaccagcagagctaatcactgctgctgattcaagctgtgtgtttaaaaaacgtggatattttcgcctgagtttctgaacgttggggtcgacgtcgatccatttataattaatgtgttggatttttgacttttttgcactttgtagttctctcctctcctttcctctctcgtttgttagtgaaacggagagaatgtgaatgcgcaaattGACGCCGTAAACaaggaaacgtgcacataaattagataaataacataagcgtttggtttatttaataaaagagcacatttggcgctatatatttatctaaaataaaacacagggttccgttggggggggggcagcgcctcagacttgaagcatacattttatttgatggggcggtaagggacctggataatggataggggggcgctggcccaaaaaaggttgagaaccactggtgtAAAGTGTCAAAAACCTTTCCAACCTCAGGAGGGACGCGTCCAACAATCTTTTCAAAACTCACGATCCGACAgtcagaggagagaaagtatGTAGCATCtgaacttctctctcaagctcactttttctttcacttttcatgCGTACAGCTTAGTTCAACACCATGAAAGCGTTTGCTCTCAGCTATATCACAAGGTCTTCATCAGTGGagggagtttttcttttttgtcatgcAGATGGGTTTGTTGGCTTGCAAGCGCAGTAGCTGATACGATTgtattcatatttctttaaCACTTCTCATTCATGTTAGCTTTCAATTGAAGCGTGGAATTTCATTCTTGACCTAAGAAATAacagtttaataaaacattttctacaaCTTTGAAAGCTCCAGGAAAAGCTAATGGGCCTTGATTTGAGGTTGTTTTGTAAAAGTAAGTATTAACACagctttgaaagaaaaagactCAAAAGCCAAGTATTCAGAGACTTGAATCTGTGACGAACTTGTCCTGATGAATTTGAGATATG from Cottoperca gobio chromosome 17, fCotGob3.1, whole genome shotgun sequence carries:
- the LOC115022609 gene encoding general transcription factor IIF subunit 1 isoform X1, producing MEESFETFEEELGPPRADPPPQKSVRQIHRPEMYATRKIREEMASFPQQPRAEPKILPREPSFPRTTSLHKALSIQNMTQIETPWENVTLNRCLFVAITILVLTSGFQRLHETLRGQRTAEQEEEVGLTVRRSGTLRHRGQPPEPETTIWEVMFWWLPDLDDEEEEEEDDDDDDGQVKRVKSKRGTSSSLRNKPLPDKKLMKQSEGKLKGRRAKKARDEEIKVKQEIDKTEEPEEVADEEDKDEGNEEAEPEKNEKLQEKKKKKKQKG
- the LOC115022609 gene encoding general transcription factor IIF subunit 1 isoform X2; the encoded protein is MEESFETFEEELGPPRADPPPQKSVRQIHRPEMYATRKIREQPRAEPKILPREPSFPRTTSLHKALSIQNMTQIETPWENVTLNRCLFVAITILVLTSGFQRLHETLRGQRTAEQEEEVGLTVRRSGTLRHRGQPPEPETTIWEVMFWWLPDLDDEEEEEEDDDDDDGQVKRVKSKRGTSSSLRNKPLPDKKLMKQSEGKLKGRRAKKARDEEIKVKQEIDKTEEPEEVADEEDKDEGNEEAEPEKNEKLQEKKKKKKQKG